In Nycticebus coucang isolate mNycCou1 chromosome 9, mNycCou1.pri, whole genome shotgun sequence, the following are encoded in one genomic region:
- the LOC128593602 gene encoding actin-related protein 2/3 complex subunit 2-like: MILLEVNNRIIEETLALKFENAAAGNKPEAVEVTFADFDGVLYHISNPNGDKTKVMVSISLKFYKELQAHGADELLKRVYGSFLVNPESGYNVSLLYDLENLPTSKDSIVHQAGMLKRNCFASVFEKYFQFQEEGKEGENRAVIHYRDDETMYVESKKDRVTVVFSTVFKDDDDVVIGKVFMQEFKEGRRASHTAPQVLFSHREPPLELKDTDAAVGDNIGYITFVLFPRHTNASARDNTINLIHTFRDYLHYHIKCSKAYIHTRMRAKTSDFLKVLNRARPDAEKKEMKTIMGKTFSSR; the protein is encoded by the coding sequence ATGATCCTGCTAGAGGTGAACAACCGCATCATCGAGGAGACGCTCGCGCTCAAGTTCGAGAACGCGGCCGCCGGAAACAAACCAGAAGCAGTAGAAGTAACATTTGCAGATTTTGATGGGGTCCTCTATCATATTTCAAATCCTAATGGAGACAAAACAAAAGTGATGGTCAGTATTTCTTTGAAATTCTACAAGGAACTTCAGGCACACGGTGCTGATGAGTTACTAAAGAGGGTATACGGGAGTTTTTTGGTAAATCCAGAATCAGGATACAATGTCTCCTTGCTATATGACCTTGAAAATCTGCCCACGTCCAAGGATTCCATTGTACATCAGGCTGGCATGTTGAAGCGAAATTGTTTTGCCTCTGTCTTTGAAAAGTACTTCCAGTTCCAAGAAGAAGGCAAGGAAGGAGAGAACAGGGCAGTTATCCATTATAGGGATGATGAGACCATGTATGTTGAATCCAAAAAGGACAGAGTCACGGTAGTCTTCAGCACAGTGTTTAAGGATGATGACGATGTGGTCATTGGAAAGGTATTCATGCAGGAGTTCAAAGAAGGACGCAGAGCCAGCCACACAGCCCCACAGGTCCTCTTTAGCCACAGGGAACCTCCTCTCGAGCTGAAAGATACAGATGCCGCCGTGGGTGACAACATTGGCTACATCACCTTTGTGCTGTTCCCTCGCCACACCAACGCCAGTGCTCGAGACAACACCATAAATCTGATCCACACGTTCCGGGACTACCTGCACTACCACATCAAGTGCTCTAAGGCCTATATTCACACACGTATGCGGGCAAAAACATCTGATTTCCTCAAGGTGCTGAACCGTGCACGCCCAGATGccgagaaaaaagaaatgaaaacaatcatGGGGAAGACGTTTTCATCCCGCTAA